The Chanos chanos chromosome 6, fChaCha1.1, whole genome shotgun sequence genome includes a region encoding these proteins:
- the LOC115814020 gene encoding immunoglobulin superfamily member 11-like — MSLHFLALTETWITPENTATPAVIIYQGGQVFSLANRMNGRVGFVATMPSTSASIFINNTQLSDTGTYQCLVNNLPDRGGRNIGVIGLTVLVPPSLPTCRVQGSLDVGSDVMLMCGSEEGIPTPTYAWEKLESVPKLPHTDQMLGTVMLRNISTGTSGLYQCTASNAIGKSTCLLNLQVIAPQPQSVALIAGTIATGVLALIICSLLVLVTLFYWRNKNKYEEDEIPNEIREDDLPPKRSSSVKAFHADASSSENDTLTSTNTYNSRYWHNPKSNYDTNSYTRYNGDTRQTFTAGGHGVGATNTRPNYTNGSHTLPPPKTLVVTTNSAPSPPVMTRSNGSLSLRPPTATPAVLGHGQHTHSYAVSQATLERMGAVPVMVPAQSRAGSLV; from the exons atgtccctgcactttctggccctcaccgaGACGTGGATCACaccggagaacacggccactcccgct gtGATTATCTACCAGGGGGGCCAGGTATTTAGTTTAGCCAATCGCATGAATGGCAGGGTGGGCTTTGTAGCCACCATGCCCAGTACAAGTGCCTCCATCTTCATTAACAACACCCAGCTCTCAGACACAGGGACCTACCAGTGTTTAGTCAACAACCTGCCCGACCGCGGCGGCCGTAACATCGGTGTGATTGGACTCACTGTGCTGG tgccaccCTCCCTCCCGACCTGTCGTGTCCAGGGTTCTCTGGATGTAGGCAGTGACGTTATGCTGATGTGTGGATCAGAGGAGGGCATTCCCACGCCCACCTATGCCTGGGAGAAACTGGAGTCCGTTCCCAAGCTCCCCCA TACAGACCAGATGCTTGGAACAGTGATGCTCAGAAACATCAGCACTGGCACGTCTGGTCTCTACCAGTGCACAGCCTCCAATGCCATCGGAAAGAGCACCTGCCTACTGAACCTGCAAGTCATAGCGC CCCAGCCGCAGAGCGTGGCTCTCATCGCCGGCACCATCGCCACCGGAGTGCTGGCCCTCATCATCTGCTCCCTCTTAGTCCTGGTCACTCTCTTCTACTGGAGGAATAAGAACAAGTATGAGGAGGACGAGATTCCCAATGAGATCAG GGAAGATGACCTTCCCCCGAAGAGGTCGTCGTCTGTGAAGGCGTTCCACGCCGATGCCTCGTCCTCAGAGAACGACACTCTTACGTCCACAAACACCTACAACAGTCGCTACTGGCACAACCCCAAATCAAACTACGACACCAACTCCTACACCCGCTACAACGGGGACACCAGGCAAACCTTCACCGCCGGAGGCCACGGCGTGGGGGCCACCAACACAAGGCCCAATTACACCAATGGCAGCCACACCCTCCCTCCACCCAAGACTCTGGTGGTCACCACTAACTCCGCCCCCTCACCGCCCGTCATGACCAGAAGCAACGGCTCCCTCAGCCTGCGACCGCCCACCGCCACGCCAGCGGTGCTTGGGCACGGACAACACACGCATTCGTACGCCGTGAGCCAGGCCACGCTGGAGCGCATGGGCGCTGTGCCCGTAATGGTGCCAGCGCAGAGCAGAGCTGGCTCTCTGgtctaa